A window from Citrus sinensis cultivar Valencia sweet orange chromosome 3, DVS_A1.0, whole genome shotgun sequence encodes these proteins:
- the LOC127901307 gene encoding uncharacterized protein LOC127901307 isoform X1 encodes MAYIPPHLRRSKDPQRPSPVLDMLEPKFNRKLNLGSSKHDAGVSSNCIEYADHAVHRLFVCGLDNNNSISSDHFEESPEEADVHERPVTINLARGNDKVCVNISRGPWESIAENVWPDVLSACNIVKNEMKEKPTMVARFGKLVFKENDLPSFISAREHQVAETALKSMRRHLYPGVPAVHMEKIVHEVVPKIGVDFVEYKDIYHVKLWDSKRQITCKCTVKEDKKLELYKVELNQVRRMVADIVYFDENLDLRLALYTKSTLFALSDDEMNSIRILINLAILNPKVKGGLRWPIGKSYSGNYRVVGVWHQEVKSYKSPSLKVKVRNIDRFRFKSGNGEAIIGINLKFRRIVPEIQDGEIDTDSIYNGFKDNLSLIWDHFLSWED; translated from the exons ATGGCTTACATTCCACCACATTTGAGGCGTTCGAAGGACCCCCAGAGGCCATCTCCAGTTCTGGATATGCTTGAACCTAAAttcaatagaaaattaaacttgGGATCATCCAAGCATGACGCAGGCGTGAGTTCAAATTGCATTGAGTATGCAGATCATGCCGTACACAGATTGTTTGTCTGTGGCTTGGATAATAATAACAGCATTTCTTCTGACCATTTTGAGGAGTCGCCAGAGGAGGCTGATGTGCATGAAAGACCAGTGACCATTAATCTGGCTAGAG GTAATGATAAAGTGTGTGTAAATATATCAAGAGGCCCATGGGAATCGATAGCAGAAAATGTATGGCCAGATGTATTGAGTGCTTGTAACATTGTCAAGAACGAAATGAAGGAAAAGCCAACAATGGTTGCTAGATTTGGCAAACTTGTTTTCAAGGA GAACGATTTACCGAGCTTCATAAGTGCAAGAGAACATCAAGTTGCTGAAACGGCTTTGAAGTCAATGAGGAGGCACCTTTACCCAGGTGTCCCTGCTGTACACATGGAAAAAATTGTACATGAAGTTGTGCCAAAAATTGGAGTTGATTTTGTAGAGTACAAGGATATATACCACGTAAAG TTGTGGGACAGCAAACGACAAATTACTTGCAAATGTACTgttaaagaagataaaaagcTTGAGCTCTATAAG GTCGAACTAAACCAAGTTCGTCGCATGGTAGCTGATATTGTATATTTTGATGAAAATCTAGACCTGAGGTTGGCACTATATACAAAGAGTACCTTATTTGCTCTCTCT gatgatgaaatgaacAGCATTAGAATTCTGATTAATTTAGCCATCCTGAATCCGAAGGTAAAGGGTGGGTTAAGATGGCCCATAGGGAAGTCGTATTCCGGGAATTATAGAGTTGTTGGGGTTTGGCACCAAGAAGTTAAATCATATAAAAGCCCATCACTAAAGGTCAAGGTAAGAAATATTGATCGATTTCGTTTCAAGAGTGGAAATGGGGAAGCTATAATCGGGATTAATCTAAAGTTCAGAAGAATAGTTCCGGAGATTCAG GACGGGGAGATTGATACTGATTCCATCTACAATGGGTTTAAGGACAACTTGAGTTTAATATGGGACCATTTCTTGTCATGGGAAGATTGA
- the LOC127901307 gene encoding uncharacterized protein LOC127901307 isoform X2: MAYIPPHLRRSKDPQRPSPVLDMLEPKFNRKLNLGSSKHDAGVSSNCIEYADHAVHRLFVCGLDNNNSISSDHFEESPEEADVHERPVTINLARGNDKVCVNISRGPWESIAENVWPDVLSACNIVKNEMKEKPTMVARFGKLVFKENDLPSFISAREHQVAETALKSMRRHLYPGVPAVHMEKIVHEVVPKIGVDFVEYKDIYHVKLWDSKRQITCKCTVKEDKKLELYKDDEMNSIRILINLAILNPKVKGGLRWPIGKSYSGNYRVVGVWHQEVKSYKSPSLKVKVRNIDRFRFKSGNGEAIIGINLKFRRIVPEIQDGEIDTDSIYNGFKDNLSLIWDHFLSWED; this comes from the exons ATGGCTTACATTCCACCACATTTGAGGCGTTCGAAGGACCCCCAGAGGCCATCTCCAGTTCTGGATATGCTTGAACCTAAAttcaatagaaaattaaacttgGGATCATCCAAGCATGACGCAGGCGTGAGTTCAAATTGCATTGAGTATGCAGATCATGCCGTACACAGATTGTTTGTCTGTGGCTTGGATAATAATAACAGCATTTCTTCTGACCATTTTGAGGAGTCGCCAGAGGAGGCTGATGTGCATGAAAGACCAGTGACCATTAATCTGGCTAGAG GTAATGATAAAGTGTGTGTAAATATATCAAGAGGCCCATGGGAATCGATAGCAGAAAATGTATGGCCAGATGTATTGAGTGCTTGTAACATTGTCAAGAACGAAATGAAGGAAAAGCCAACAATGGTTGCTAGATTTGGCAAACTTGTTTTCAAGGA GAACGATTTACCGAGCTTCATAAGTGCAAGAGAACATCAAGTTGCTGAAACGGCTTTGAAGTCAATGAGGAGGCACCTTTACCCAGGTGTCCCTGCTGTACACATGGAAAAAATTGTACATGAAGTTGTGCCAAAAATTGGAGTTGATTTTGTAGAGTACAAGGATATATACCACGTAAAG TTGTGGGACAGCAAACGACAAATTACTTGCAAATGTACTgttaaagaagataaaaagcTTGAGCTCTATAAG gatgatgaaatgaacAGCATTAGAATTCTGATTAATTTAGCCATCCTGAATCCGAAGGTAAAGGGTGGGTTAAGATGGCCCATAGGGAAGTCGTATTCCGGGAATTATAGAGTTGTTGGGGTTTGGCACCAAGAAGTTAAATCATATAAAAGCCCATCACTAAAGGTCAAGGTAAGAAATATTGATCGATTTCGTTTCAAGAGTGGAAATGGGGAAGCTATAATCGGGATTAATCTAAAGTTCAGAAGAATAGTTCCGGAGATTCAG GACGGGGAGATTGATACTGATTCCATCTACAATGGGTTTAAGGACAACTTGAGTTTAATATGGGACCATTTCTTGTCATGGGAAGATTGA